ACAGCCATCAGGTGATCCGTTTGGCGAAGTATATCGCTAAGGTAAGGAGGTTTACTTACTACTAATAGGTGCAGGGTACAGGGCCTTGACATCATCAATATAAATCCGCTTCAGTTGAGGCGGATTTTTTGTTTTATTACTTTCGCCATCCTGATGCAGCAAAGATTCTACCTCAATCATTCTCTCAGAACTCTGAACCCTGTGCCCTGCACCTTGCAACCTGTACCTTTTTTTAATACTTTTGCCCTCTCGAAAATTGACTATGAAAAAGATACTTTCCCTACTCCTGCTGGTCTGCATCACCCTATCAGCGCAGAAAAAAACCGTAAACCCTTACGCAGCCATCGATGCCAAAGCATTGCAAATCCCGGATTCCTTAACCCGAAGCACCGACAAGATGGCCGCCTGGTTCAAATCGTCGTTTGCGACTGAGAAGGACCGTACCCGTGCGGCATTCATCTGGATTGCCAAAACCATCCATTATGACCTGGACAATATGTTTGCGCTGAATTTCTACGAAAAGCGTGAGGAGAAAATCGATAAGGCGTTGAAGACCCGCAAAGGCATCTGTGCCAATTATGCCGAGCTGTTTGCCGACATCAGCAACAAGATGGGGATCAAATCCTATGTCGTTGAAGGTTACACCAGGCAAAACGGCTTTACCGATTACATCCCGCATGCCTGGTGTGCGGCCTTTGTAGACGGCAGCTGGTTCTTATACGACCCCACCTGGGGCTCCGGGTATGTTAACGGCGGGAAATTCGTACCAAGGATTAACAATGCATATTACGAAACTATGCCGAAGGTATTGGCAAAATCCCATATGCCGTTTGATTACCTGTGGCAGTTCATGAACTACCCGATCACTACGGCAGAGTTCTACCAGGGGAAAACCGAACTGGACCGCAGCAAGCCATTTTTTGATTATCCTGCACAGATTGCGGCATACGAAAAGCTCGACCGCATCGACCAGCTGAAGGCATCGGCCAAAAGGATCGAGGAAATGGGACTGCGGAATTCGATGATCTTCGACAGGCTGCAGCACATCAAAATGGAGATCGACAACGACAGCAATAAGCAGAAGACGACGCTTTACAACGAAGCCGTAAATGATTACAACACCGGCATCAACGAAATGAACGCCTTTATCGAGTACAGGAACAAGCAGTTCAAGCCCGCCATGCCTGATGGCGACATCGAGGGCATGCTCCTTACCTCAGAAAGCAAACTGAACAGCGCCGTGAAAAAACTCGAAGGCGTATCCAGGGACGATGAGCACCTGGGCGCCTCTAAAACCCAATTGCTCAAATCGATACAGGATGCGCTGAAACAGGTCATGGAATACCGCGACTGGTTGGATGTGTACTTCGGCAAAAGCAAATCACAGCGCAAGGGGATGTTTTATGAGAAAAGGAGCATCTGGTCGGGGAAGTAGGCACTGAGTTGCTGAGTTGCTGAGTTTTTTTCAGCTGGCGAGCATCACGCACGCCGGCAGGTACAGAAAAAATTCGTTACAGTGATCACCAAAACGATTAAGGGGAAACCCTTAAAAACCAAAAAGATAATTTAAGTTTATTAAGGGTTTTCCCTACATCATTTTATAGAAAATGTAGGGAAAACCCTTGATGATTTGTAGATTTAATATTTTAGGTTTACCGTGATGGCATGACCCTGTGCCTGTTACGGGAATAACAATCCTTTGCTGCCCGGCTGTCGCGAAATGTGGAGGGGAAACATTTAAAATATGAAAAAAACAAAGTGGCAAAAAAAACTTCTATTCTTTATGACGGCTGTGATGCTGGCGCTTTCTGCATGCCAGAGCGAAGACTTCATTGTAGAAGCCAGGAGGAATGATGAAATCACCAGCAGGAAAGTCTGCCTTCAGGAAATGTATAAACAGACCGGAACTGAAAAAGCGGTCGCCCCCTTCCTTAGGAGAGGGACTGGAAACGCTCTTGCTAAAAACCTCGTATACAACGAAAAATATGG
This genomic stretch from Flavobacterium pallidum harbors:
- a CDS encoding transglutaminase domain-containing protein, which gives rise to MKKILSLLLLVCITLSAQKKTVNPYAAIDAKALQIPDSLTRSTDKMAAWFKSSFATEKDRTRAAFIWIAKTIHYDLDNMFALNFYEKREEKIDKALKTRKGICANYAELFADISNKMGIKSYVVEGYTRQNGFTDYIPHAWCAAFVDGSWFLYDPTWGSGYVNGGKFVPRINNAYYETMPKVLAKSHMPFDYLWQFMNYPITTAEFYQGKTELDRSKPFFDYPAQIAAYEKLDRIDQLKASAKRIEEMGLRNSMIFDRLQHIKMEIDNDSNKQKTTLYNEAVNDYNTGINEMNAFIEYRNKQFKPAMPDGDIEGMLLTSESKLNSAVKKLEGVSRDDEHLGASKTQLLKSIQDALKQVMEYRDWLDVYFGKSKSQRKGMFYEKRSIWSGK